A single region of the Triticum dicoccoides isolate Atlit2015 ecotype Zavitan chromosome 2B, WEW_v2.0, whole genome shotgun sequence genome encodes:
- the LOC119365390 gene encoding uncharacterized protein LOC119365390, whose amino-acid sequence MDEDNHHGPHMVELAVVCSGAVLGQRSPPPRLLAQATASHVKGGDSQVTPRPIHGRRPQRHMGVSSSHSRVQTLPLTWCSIGGAWSAVPLPPPQRSVRWPMPLSTRVLITQYKVTILNWSGNGAEPIKRLLVYSFRDFKTTRRLQEKAGCERRWTILSNLN is encoded by the exons ATGGACGAGGACAACCACCACGGCCCACACATGGTCGAGCTCGCCGTCGTCTGCTCTGGTGCGGTGCTGGGCCAACGATCTCCACCTCCACGGCTGCTAGCTCAG GCAACAGCAAGCCATGTCAAGGGAGGGGATTCTCAAGTCACCCCACGTCCAATCCATGGACGCCGTCCACAG AGGCACATGGGAGTAagctcgagccacagccgagttcAGACTCTTCCTCTCACTTGGTGCTCCATAGGAGGAGCATGGTCTGCTGTGCCTCTCCCACCTCCTCAGCGCTCAGTAAGATGGCCAATGCCGCTTAGTACCAGGGTGTTGATCACACAATACAAGGTTACCATTTTAAATTGGTCTGGAAATGGAGCTGAACCTATCAAAAGGCTTCTGGTGTATAGTTTCAGAGATTTCAAG ACGACGAGGAGGCTGCAAGAAAAGGCGGGCTGCGAAAGAAGGTGGACCATTCTTTCTAATCTGAACTGA
- the LOC119365389 gene encoding 36.4 kDa proline-rich protein-like gives MARIAPLVLVALLSVLVAPSSACPSCPTPTTPPPPPPPKVKPPPPPSSVPCPPPPYSPAPTPPTPVTPAPPTPSSPTGKCPVDVLKLVACVDALNGLVHAVVGANASETCCPLLSGVADLDAALCLCTTIKAKALNVKLVLPVAISVLVNQCGKHVPSSFQCPS, from the coding sequence ATGGCCCGCATTGCGCCGCTCGTGCTGGTGGCGCTGCTCTCGGTGCTGGTCGCGCCCTCGTCGGCATGCCCCAGCTGCCCGACCCCGACGacgcctcccccgccgccgccgccgaaggtgaAGCCCCCGCCCCCTCCGTCGTCCGTGCCGTGCCCTCCGCCGCCGTACTCCCCCGCGCCGACGCCCCCGACGCCGGTGACGCCGGCCCCTCCGACGCCGTCGTCGCCGACGGGCAAGTGCCCCGTGGACGTGCTGAAGCTGGTGGCGTGCGTGGACGCGCTCAACGGGCTGGTGCACGCGGTGGTGGGCGCCAACGCCAGCGAGACCTGCTGCCCGCTGCTGTCCGGCGTGGCCGACCTCGACGCCGCGCTCTGCCTCTGCACCACCATCAAGGCCAAGGCGCTGAACGTCAAACTCGTGCTCCCCGTCGCCATCTCGGTGCTCGTCAACCAGTGCGGCAAGCACGTGCCGTCCTCGTTCCAGTGCCCTTCATGA
- the LOC119365385 gene encoding coatomer subunit epsilon-1-like, producing the protein MATPDLLFNLRNLFYLGAYQSAINNSDVPGLDADAAAERDVIVFRSYIALGSYQLVISEIDSSAATSLQAVKLLALYLTGDKEGAISSLKEWLSDSAIGSNPVLRLIAGIIFMHEQDYDEALKHTHTGGTLDLHALNVQIFLKMHRSDYADKQLKIMQQTDEDHTLTQLANAWLDIAVGGSKIREAYLIFQDFAEKYPMTGMVLNGKAVCCMHMGSFEEAETLLLEALNKDAKDPETLANLIVCNLHLGKPSSRYFSQLKLSHPDHVLVKTTTSAEGNFERALQAVA; encoded by the exons ATGGCCACCCCCGACCTCCTCTTCAACCTGCGCAACCTCTTCTACCTCGGCGCCTACCAGTCCGCCATCAACAACAGCGACGTGCCGGGCCTCGACGCCGACGCCGCGGCCGAGCGCGACGTCATCGTCTTCCGCTCCTACATCGCCCTCGGATCCTACCAG CTGGTGATCAGCGAGATCGACTCGTCGGCGGCGACGTCGCTGCAGGCCGTCAAGCTGCTCGCGCTCTACCTCACCGGCGACAAG GAAGGTGCGATCTCCAGCCTGAAGGAATGGTTGAGTGATTCAGCTATAGGAAGCAATCCTGTTCTGCGATTGATTGCTGGAATTATATTTATGCATGAGCAAGACTACGATGAGGCTCTCAAGCACACACACACTGGGGGGACTCTGGACCT GCATGCACTGAACGTCCAAATCTTCCTTAAGATGCACCGGTCAGATTATGCTGACAAACAACTGAAGATCATGCAACAAACTGACGAGGACCATACACTGACACAACTAGCAAATGCTTGGCTCGATATTGCTGTT GGTGGCTCTAAGATCCGGGAAGCTTATCTCATATTCCAGGACTTTGCTGAAAAGTACCCTATGACCGGAATGGTTCTTAATGGCAAGGCAGTTTGCTGTATGCATATGGGGAGCTTTGAGGAGGCTGAAACTCTATTGCTTGAAGCCCTAAACAAG gatgcaaaggatcctgAAACTCTTGCCAATCTTATTGTATGTAATCTCCACCTTGGCAAACCGTCGTCACGATACTTCAG CCAGCTGAAGCTGTCGCACCCTGATCACGTGCTAGTTAAGACCACCACGTCAGCGGAGGGCAACTTCGAGAGGGCGCTCCAAGCCGTCGCCTGA